A single window of Gemmatimonadales bacterium DNA harbors:
- a CDS encoding NADH-quinone oxidoreductase subunit N — MNGLDLATPAGVMLALLPELVVIAASLVVLLVNAWRHQTAADSRLAGWISLTGIVAALAALAALWQSGATPIGPPHMIALDGYRFAALAIILVASAGTILLSLDYNERESLIAPEYYALLLMATAGMMFLAGAEDLIVFFLGLEVMSIPVYVLAAFNRRSVVSAESGLKYFLVGAIASAFLLYGIALIYGATGSTALTAIGASIATHGVTPLAAIGIALALVGMGFKVASVPFHMWAPDVYDGAPTPVTAYMATAVKAAAFIALVRLLMVGFGTEIDSWQPLVGGLAAASMILGNLVALAQRSLKRMLAYSSIAHAGYILAAIWTGSQAGASATLLYLAAYVITSLVTFGILSVLGRGGEREVTLDSIAGLAAQRPGVAFALSVAMFSLLGFPGTFGFIGKWAILSAVVAEHQYFLAVILVLTSIVSVGYYLPVVRAIYMKSPVTTDQHDHVRLPAPVRWTVAVGVVLVLLFGVLPGSVIQSSDTSAKSFAGTALDRVSK, encoded by the coding sequence ATGAACGGCCTCGACCTCGCGACGCCCGCCGGTGTGATGCTGGCGCTGTTGCCGGAACTCGTCGTCATTGCTGCAAGCCTGGTCGTGCTGCTCGTCAACGCCTGGCGGCATCAGACGGCTGCCGACTCGCGATTGGCAGGCTGGATCTCCCTGACCGGGATCGTGGCGGCCCTAGCGGCCCTGGCGGCGCTCTGGCAGTCGGGAGCGACCCCGATCGGTCCGCCCCATATGATTGCGCTGGATGGGTATCGCTTTGCCGCTCTGGCCATCATTCTCGTGGCCAGCGCCGGGACCATTCTGCTCTCGCTCGACTACAACGAGCGCGAGTCGCTGATCGCGCCGGAGTACTATGCCCTCCTGCTGATGGCAACGGCAGGGATGATGTTCCTGGCCGGCGCCGAGGACCTGATCGTCTTCTTCCTCGGGCTCGAGGTGATGTCGATTCCGGTGTATGTCCTGGCGGCATTCAATCGGCGCAGCGTGGTCTCCGCAGAGTCCGGCCTCAAGTACTTCCTCGTCGGAGCCATCGCATCGGCCTTCCTTTTGTACGGCATCGCCCTGATCTACGGGGCGACCGGATCGACGGCCTTGACCGCCATCGGGGCCAGTATCGCCACACACGGTGTAACGCCGCTTGCTGCGATTGGCATCGCGCTGGCCCTGGTCGGGATGGGCTTCAAAGTCGCCTCGGTTCCCTTCCACATGTGGGCCCCGGACGTCTATGACGGGGCGCCCACGCCGGTCACCGCCTATATGGCCACTGCGGTCAAGGCCGCGGCCTTCATTGCGTTGGTTCGCCTCCTGATGGTCGGCTTCGGCACCGAAATCGACAGCTGGCAGCCGCTGGTTGGCGGGCTGGCGGCCGCGTCGATGATCCTGGGCAACCTGGTGGCGCTGGCGCAGCGGTCACTCAAGCGCATGCTCGCCTACAGCTCCATTGCACATGCGGGCTACATCCTTGCCGCGATCTGGACCGGCAGCCAGGCTGGTGCAAGCGCCACGTTGCTCTATCTTGCGGCGTATGTCATCACCAGCCTCGTCACCTTCGGGATCCTGAGCGTGCTGGGCCGCGGGGGCGAGCGCGAAGTCACGCTTGACTCGATTGCCGGTCTGGCGGCGCAGCGGCCGGGGGTCGCTTTTGCGCTCAGCGTGGCGATGTTCTCTCTGCTCGGTTTTCCCGGTACCTTCGGCTTTATCGGGAAGTGGGCAATTCTGTCAGCCGTGGTGGCGGAACATCAGTATTTCCTGGCCGTCATTCTGGTGCTCACCAGTATCGTGTCGGTCGGCTATTACCTTCCGGTGGTGCGGGCGATCTACATGAAGTCGCCGGTCACGACCGATCAGCACGATCATGTCAGGCTGCCGGCCCCGGTTCGCTGGACGGTCGCCGTTGGCGTGGTCCTGGTCTTGCTCTTCGGTGTGCTGCCTGGCTCGGTGATTCAGAGCTCGGATACCAGCGCCAAGTCGTTTGCCGGTACGGCCTTGGATCGCGTCAGCAAATAG
- a CDS encoding phosphomannomutase/phosphoglucomutase, whose amino-acid sequence MQIPKNIFRQYDVRGLVDRELTPDFARALGRAFASAGWSKLGRAPVVAVGRDNRPSGDALARGVRAGIAAAGGTAIDVGMLPTPALYYAVHHLKADGGLQVTGSHNPPEFNGFKMVLAGEAIHGEAILDLHDVIVAETWRTGEGGERVDGSILDAYAHAIVSRHTLARPVNVVVDCGNGVASLIAEKVLTALGCEVTPLFCESDGTFPNHHPDPTVPENLEDLVLAVRRTGAELGVAFDGDGDRIGAVDEHGTIIYGDQLLVVLGRDAVRRFGRDVPVIFDVKCSEVLPQALRDAGARPEMWKTGHSLIKARMKELAAPLAGEMSGHIFFGGDYLGFDDALFAAARLLEIVAAGAPGLHRHLADLPTTYATPEIRVDCPDDVKFGLVEEAAAYFGSRYDVNTIDGVRIAYPDGWALLRASNTQPVLVMRFEATSEAARDRYQDEMRSWLRQRGIEG is encoded by the coding sequence ATGCAGATACCGAAGAACATCTTTCGCCAGTATGACGTCCGCGGTCTGGTCGATCGCGAGCTGACTCCGGATTTTGCGCGCGCCCTCGGGCGCGCCTTTGCGTCAGCGGGCTGGTCCAAGCTCGGTCGCGCTCCGGTCGTCGCGGTTGGTCGGGACAACCGCCCGTCCGGCGATGCGCTCGCGCGCGGCGTTCGAGCAGGTATTGCCGCAGCTGGCGGAACGGCGATCGATGTCGGGATGCTGCCCACCCCCGCGCTGTACTACGCGGTCCATCACCTCAAAGCGGATGGTGGGCTCCAAGTGACCGGTTCGCACAATCCGCCGGAATTCAACGGGTTCAAGATGGTGCTCGCCGGTGAGGCGATCCACGGTGAGGCCATCCTCGACCTGCACGACGTCATTGTCGCCGAGACATGGAGGACAGGGGAGGGCGGTGAGCGGGTCGACGGCTCGATCCTCGATGCCTATGCTCATGCCATTGTCAGTCGACATACTCTGGCACGGCCGGTCAACGTCGTGGTCGACTGCGGTAACGGCGTTGCCAGCCTGATTGCCGAGAAAGTGTTGACGGCGCTCGGCTGCGAGGTCACGCCGCTGTTCTGCGAGTCCGATGGGACCTTTCCGAACCACCATCCCGACCCGACCGTACCGGAGAACCTCGAGGATCTCGTGCTGGCGGTCCGCCGGACCGGGGCAGAACTGGGCGTGGCCTTCGATGGCGACGGCGATCGGATCGGCGCGGTCGATGAGCACGGCACCATTATCTACGGCGACCAGCTGCTGGTTGTGCTGGGTCGGGATGCAGTCCGTCGCTTTGGCCGAGACGTCCCGGTCATCTTCGACGTCAAATGTTCCGAGGTGCTGCCCCAGGCGCTCCGGGACGCGGGGGCGCGTCCGGAGATGTGGAAGACCGGTCACTCGCTCATCAAAGCGCGGATGAAAGAGCTTGCCGCGCCACTCGCAGGCGAGATGAGCGGCCACATCTTTTTCGGCGGCGACTATCTCGGCTTCGACGATGCGTTGTTTGCCGCGGCCCGCCTGCTCGAGATCGTGGCCGCCGGCGCCCCCGGGCTGCATCGTCACCTTGCGGACCTGCCCACGACGTATGCGACTCCGGAGATTCGGGTCGATTGCCCCGACGATGTCAAGTTCGGCCTCGTCGAGGAGGCTGCGGCATATTTCGGGTCGCGGTACGATGTCAACACCATTGATGGCGTTCGGATTGCCTACCCGGACGGGTGGGCGCTCTTGCGGGCGTCCAATACTCAGCCGGTGCTGGTGATGCGCTTCGAAGCGACCAGCGAAGCCGCTCGCGATCGCTACCAGGACGAGATGCGCAGCTGGCTCAGGCAACGAGGGATTGAGGGGTAG
- a CDS encoding UPF0182 family protein codes for MPSGRRRLVWAGAVAVVVLVLGRWMAVFATERLWEASVSEAAALVGTRFALYRAGLELIGLAVAVGWFAGHFAWIARSIVKQGGAVPRPFAHLSERLLYQLVIALGAVVGVGVGGGTGQWLHIVLLSGQDLTLGVADPLLGVDLGVFAAGLPLWELLYTRAVGLVVPALIGVVLLATAGGLLRLEARRIRLLSGARRQIASLLVLAALLIAWGYALEPFRLAAVDSARMGPAEYLLRTTVSQVIAGLAMLAALLTLLWAIRLRPIVAVGGWVGLTLATLGGSILVRSRTTDTPLAAAELQVLRRVDSVAVGVRLARFRPATIPAVAPSLWDRASLASLARADTGGTVDAWPGAIVRSDSVWPAWVVIRTRSTAVEPELLAVPDDGIGPSGGIVSLRPGSDEVTPGAYPLETIARHDVRPGAPEYVVSPNASGVALSSAPRRLALAWSLQAGELLGAQTSDRVAWKLDPLIRLAGVAPFAEWESPRAVLVDGGLIWIVDGYLAVPRFPVSRLVRWRSGQVGYLKAAFVGVVRADGGQARVHLRRDADPLALAWARVAAPLVEPAEQVPHALASLIGVPPLAAAAQAQVLSGPAWLDLAVASGNRESYPLVAPQMQGTIDHPFLVPLVRSNGQRLAGLLQIPDSTGAAAFLNVDSALAVGAPRDLQARWERFPFFQQLRDSVRAAGSELTFSAIRFGAIGDTLIAYQPGYALGPDARGGIVLVNVAMGQRLGGQRTYEEAWRNLRGELGPDALVSDPIARLDRARYWLERADAALARGDLQEFGRAFAALRELIRAARSLQTTP; via the coding sequence ATGCCGTCCGGTCGGCGCCGCCTGGTGTGGGCCGGTGCGGTTGCTGTGGTCGTACTCGTCCTCGGACGCTGGATGGCGGTGTTTGCCACGGAGCGCCTTTGGGAAGCCAGCGTCTCGGAGGCCGCCGCCCTGGTCGGTACCCGGTTCGCGCTGTACCGAGCCGGGCTGGAGTTGATCGGCCTTGCGGTCGCGGTCGGCTGGTTTGCGGGGCATTTCGCCTGGATCGCTCGATCCATCGTCAAGCAGGGTGGCGCGGTTCCGCGCCCGTTTGCTCACCTGTCTGAACGGCTTCTCTATCAACTCGTCATCGCGCTCGGGGCCGTCGTCGGCGTCGGTGTCGGCGGCGGAACGGGGCAGTGGCTCCATATCGTACTCCTCAGCGGGCAGGACCTGACACTTGGTGTCGCGGATCCGCTGCTCGGCGTCGATCTCGGCGTGTTTGCGGCTGGGCTGCCGCTCTGGGAGTTGCTCTATACCAGGGCCGTTGGGTTGGTGGTTCCTGCGTTGATTGGTGTTGTGCTGCTGGCTACGGCTGGCGGATTGCTGCGCCTGGAGGCGCGCCGGATCAGGCTGCTGTCCGGGGCGCGCCGCCAGATCGCCTCACTGCTCGTTCTGGCCGCCCTGCTGATCGCGTGGGGCTATGCCCTCGAGCCCTTCAGGCTCGCCGCCGTCGACAGCGCCCGGATGGGACCGGCGGAGTACCTGCTGCGCACTACGGTCAGCCAGGTCATCGCCGGTCTCGCGATGCTCGCCGCGCTGCTGACGCTGCTTTGGGCGATTCGCCTCCGTCCGATCGTGGCGGTTGGCGGGTGGGTCGGTCTGACCCTCGCCACGCTAGGGGGGAGCATTCTGGTCCGCTCCCGAACGACCGACACACCGCTCGCCGCAGCTGAATTGCAGGTGCTTCGACGGGTCGATTCGGTAGCAGTCGGGGTCCGCCTTGCCCGGTTTCGGCCGGCCACGATCCCTGCGGTCGCTCCGTCCCTCTGGGATCGCGCGTCGCTGGCAAGCCTGGCTCGTGCCGACACCGGCGGCACCGTTGACGCCTGGCCGGGCGCCATCGTCCGGTCCGATTCGGTCTGGCCAGCCTGGGTGGTGATCCGGACGCGGAGCACTGCGGTCGAGCCTGAGTTGCTGGCCGTACCCGATGACGGAATCGGCCCCTCAGGCGGCATTGTCTCGCTGCGCCCGGGCAGCGATGAAGTCACCCCAGGTGCGTACCCACTGGAGACGATTGCGCGACACGATGTTCGCCCCGGGGCACCCGAGTATGTGGTGTCTCCCAATGCCTCCGGAGTGGCTCTGTCGAGCGCGCCGCGACGTCTGGCACTGGCCTGGTCATTACAGGCCGGCGAACTGCTTGGCGCGCAAACGTCGGATCGGGTCGCCTGGAAACTGGATCCTCTGATTCGGTTGGCAGGGGTGGCGCCGTTTGCCGAATGGGAGAGCCCCCGGGCCGTTCTCGTCGACGGCGGACTGATTTGGATCGTCGACGGATATCTCGCCGTGCCGCGCTTTCCCGTCAGCCGGCTGGTCCGCTGGCGCTCAGGGCAAGTCGGCTACCTCAAAGCGGCCTTTGTCGGTGTGGTTCGGGCCGACGGCGGGCAGGCTCGCGTGCACCTTCGTCGCGATGCCGATCCGCTAGCCCTGGCCTGGGCTCGCGTGGCGGCGCCGCTGGTCGAGCCGGCCGAGCAGGTGCCTCACGCGCTGGCCTCGCTGATCGGGGTTCCGCCACTTGCCGCCGCTGCGCAGGCGCAGGTGCTCTCGGGACCGGCCTGGCTCGACCTTGCAGTCGCGTCCGGGAATCGGGAATCATATCCTCTGGTTGCTCCGCAGATGCAGGGAACGATCGATCATCCCTTTCTCGTTCCGCTGGTTCGCAGCAACGGGCAGCGCCTGGCGGGCCTCCTCCAGATTCCGGATTCGACTGGAGCAGCAGCGTTTCTGAACGTCGACAGCGCGCTGGCGGTTGGTGCGCCACGTGACCTTCAGGCCCGCTGGGAGCGCTTCCCGTTCTTTCAGCAGCTTCGCGATTCGGTCCGGGCTGCGGGTTCCGAGCTGACCTTCTCTGCCATCCGCTTCGGCGCCATCGGCGATACCCTGATCGCCTATCAGCCGGGGTATGCCTTGGGTCCCGATGCGCGGGGCGGTATCGTCCTTGTCAACGTGGCAATGGGACAACGGCTCGGTGGGCAGCGGACGTACGAGGAAGCCTGGCGCAACTTACGAGGCGAGCTCGGCCCTGATGCGTTGGTCAGCGATCCGATCGCCCGGCTCGACCGGGCCCGCTACTGGCTCGAGCGGGCCGACGCCGCGCTGGCCCGGGGCGACCTCCAGGAATTCGGTCGTGCCTTCGCCGCACTTCGGGAGTTGATCCGGGCCGCTCGGAGCCTGCAGACTACGCCGTAA
- the sucC gene encoding ADP-forming succinate--CoA ligase subunit beta — MNLHEYQGRDLFRAAGIPMPDGGVATTPDEVAAIAARLGGTVVVKAQVHAGGRGKAGGVKLAKGADEARAHAEKILGMTIKGLVVERVLVVPAAEIASESYVGLLLDRESQRPLFMVSSAGGIDIEEVAAQTPEKIHRLAIDPRYGVLPHQSLALALSLYSDFKQVRAAARIIEQLYQVFMQSGASLAEINPLVTTPDGQVLALDAKVSIDDNELDRRPDLAALRDESAEEPSEVAARQASLTFIKLDGNVGCVVNGAGLAMATMDLVKYYGGDPANFLDIGGSSNPEKVVNALRIITSDPAVKVILFNIFGGITRTDDVANGIVTATKQFAVNVPIVIRLTGTNEREAVQILTGAGMTALNDMDEAVKQAVALAQEAR, encoded by the coding sequence GTGAACCTTCACGAATATCAGGGTCGCGACTTATTCAGAGCGGCTGGCATTCCGATGCCCGACGGCGGCGTCGCGACCACGCCGGACGAAGTTGCGGCCATTGCGGCACGCTTGGGAGGAACGGTCGTCGTCAAGGCCCAGGTCCATGCCGGCGGCCGGGGCAAAGCGGGGGGTGTCAAGCTCGCCAAGGGTGCCGATGAAGCGCGGGCCCACGCCGAGAAGATTCTGGGAATGACGATCAAGGGGCTGGTGGTCGAGCGTGTGCTCGTCGTGCCGGCGGCCGAAATCGCATCCGAGAGCTACGTTGGTCTGCTGCTCGATCGCGAATCCCAGCGCCCGCTGTTCATGGTCAGCTCGGCGGGCGGCATCGACATCGAGGAAGTCGCGGCACAAACGCCGGAAAAGATCCACCGTCTGGCCATCGATCCGCGCTACGGTGTCCTTCCGCACCAGTCGCTCGCGCTCGCCCTCTCGCTCTACTCTGATTTCAAGCAGGTCCGCGCGGCCGCTCGCATCATCGAACAGCTGTATCAGGTGTTCATGCAGTCGGGCGCCTCGCTTGCCGAAATCAATCCGCTGGTGACGACACCGGACGGTCAGGTGCTGGCCCTCGATGCCAAGGTGTCGATCGACGACAACGAGCTCGATCGGCGTCCCGACTTGGCGGCGTTGCGCGATGAGAGCGCCGAGGAGCCGAGCGAGGTAGCTGCACGGCAAGCCAGTCTGACCTTCATCAAGCTCGACGGCAACGTCGGATGTGTCGTCAACGGTGCTGGTCTGGCCATGGCCACGATGGATCTGGTCAAGTACTACGGCGGCGATCCGGCCAACTTCCTCGACATTGGCGGAAGTTCGAATCCGGAAAAGGTCGTCAACGCGCTGCGCATCATCACCAGCGATCCGGCCGTCAAAGTCATCCTCTTCAACATCTTCGGCGGCATTACCCGGACCGACGACGTTGCCAACGGCATCGTGACGGCAACCAAGCAGTTTGCCGTCAACGTGCCGATCGTGATTCGATTGACCGGGACCAACGAGAGAGAGGCCGTGCAGATTCTGACCGGCGCCGGCATGACGGCACTCAACGATATGGACGAAGCCGTCAAGCAGGCCGTCGCGCTGGCGCAGGAGGCACGATGA